TGTGACAAATTCGTATTAAAGGTTTTTCATACGGAAAAGTTTCTTTCAAAAAACCCTTCACCTTAAAATCGAATAAGTCATTCGTTTAATTACCAACTAAACACGTCCAAGAGTGTTGCCTTTAACTAGCAATTTTCTTTCAGACACATTCCATTATAATGGCCATCCATTTTTTGCAGGTGGAACAAGATACAGGACAAGTTGACTCAGCATTCGGAAAGCAAAAGTGAGCAGCTGCAGTCGACGCTTGTGCTTACTCAGGAAGTTTTTAATGTACTGCAAAACTTGAATGAATTTTACGATGACGTTTTTATGGAGTAAGTTTCTTTTTTCgtccggtttttttttcttttttgacatcctctttttctctttcaccttttgtttttttcacttttttcaccTTTTCCCTTTTCGCCCTTTTTCTTTTTCACCATTTCTCTattacacattttttctttttcattttttttttttttgctttttcaccttctcttctttttcatcttttttcgttTTCACCTTTTTATAAGTTTTTCATTGTTCTCTTATTCTGCTACAATCCGTAGAGGAGTTTTCCTTCTTTTTGCTCtcgtttcataaaaagaaaaaaaaatacattgtgaaCGATTTTTACAAAATGTGTGCTAGTTTATCTTTCCTCGTTTTCTATTTGTGAATCATGTTTGAGGAACTTACATGCcatcaattgtttattatttcttttcatatatgcCAAAGCTTTTGGCCATTTGAGTTtagtgattattttctttattcatgttaCTTATACTTTATTCCCTCTTCTCCTAATACTGTCATTATTTGTGCTTCTGTTGCAGAGAATTTGACATTTGCTGCTTGAAGGCCTCTTATCCAGTCATTGTGAAAGAAATGCTGGAAACCGTTGAGCCGATAATTACAGAAGTTTGTCAGTCTATACCAAAGTCAGAAGAGGAGATCGGTAAGATTGACTTAAGATATTCATTAACCATTTAGTTTTAATAAAACATATATACCTTGTCGATTATTTATATTACCTTCTTGCACAACGTCAATTAATTGAATGATATAAAAGTGTCTTGGAGAAATGAAATAACATTCTTTGTTCCTATCTGCTTTTTGTCTTTAGCCATTTCAGTTTTTTCTGTGCCTTTTGCAGGTGAGGATGGAATTATGTTCGATTTCCTGATTGGTTCTACTTTAATGAAGATCTATAAAAACATTGCTCGCATCTGGCTGTAAGTAAATCGCACTGAACTCCCTCAATCCCAAGAATGAGTAATAATGAATCTAGTTAATTTGAGAGATCACATAGAAGTGTTTGAGTATTGGTGTCTTcatcataatatttcttttttctaacttATGCCAAAATAATTTCTTGGACAATATCACTGTTTGACCCTTACTATTTTCGTTATAGCACTACAAGAAAATCAGTGTATCATGTCCGTATTCTGACTCGGTAATATTTCCTAATTATATCTGTAGCCTACGATGTCCACACTTATCATCAGCAATAGTTGAAGATACTGGAATTCAGATGTTCAGTTCGTTCTTCGAAGATGGAATAGAGAACCAACTGTCTCTGACACAAGACCGAGAAGGGAAGTGCATAGAGCAGGCCATTCATAAGGACATTCTAGACCCCGTGAGCCCCAGCGTCCATTTCAGCGAATCCCTGAAGGAGGTTAGGGCCATTCCGCACAGGGTAAGTTGCTTTTGCGCTATACTTCCCTTGATTTGTGCATTGAAGAAGTAATTTGTTGCCCTTTTATGGGTAACTCTATCCCTGAGAGTGCTAGTTTAAAGATTGCTCTTGAACGAAAAATAAATTCAGGAGTGAATTGCttcagaaaaaaaatggtttttattttATATGGCGTATACAACACAAACGCTCAGGCATACACTatatagacacattatatatatatatatatatatatatatatatatatatatatatatatatatatatatatatatatatatatatatacctctacagTATATGTCTCTATCTTTACTCTGTAATTATTTGTTTCAGTTTAAAATCTGGTGGTTCGAAATGGTATGGCCTGATCAGGAAGATCGCGCTGTGTTTCTGTTgaaaatcttgagaagtcttttgCTGCTGAGTATTTCCTACTGCCAGGGGCTCTCGAAGAAGATCGACTTCATACTTCAGGAGAGTGGCAGTGAAGCTAAGGAGATTGCCAACGTCAAGGTATagagtacactctctctctctctctctctctctctctctctctctctctctctctctctctctctctctctctctctctctctctctctctctctctctctctctctcgtatatatatatatatatatatatatatatatatatatatatatatatatatatatatatatatatatatatgtatatatatatatatatatatatatatatatatatatatatatatatgtatatataatctattcatgtttatatatatatatatatatatatatatatatatatatatatatatatatatatatatatatatatatatatatatatacatgtatgtatatatgtatatatgcagtatatctatctatctatctatctatctatctatatctatatatcccaTATTGTGAAATATAGCTCACCGCATAAATTCCTATGCTATATACATTTCTGTTTTTATGAGTACCATCATTACCGTTTCCCTCATTATGTTTCCTTCTATTTCTTTCTCCAAATACTTTGACAGATCTGTGTCGTCATCACCAACATGGTCACCATAATGAATGACATGAAGGACTACCATAACATCCTAGGCTTCAGGTTCCTGCATTCCCAAACAAAAGAGAAATACGAAAAGGAGATTGAAGTTATGGTGAACATGTCGACGCTCAATATCCAGAACATAATGCAAAATTTCACTTGGAAGTTTGTGAATGCGGTGAGTAGGCTTACTCACCTTGCTAATGCAATACCACATCTTTTGTTGTTTCGTACATATAGACTATGATATTCTATATTGTCCAATCTATTTCTTACATCGATATGTATAAGATTCGTTGAGCTCTTTGTATGTGTTAACAATGCTATTTTTAATTGGAACACTTTCGGTTACTCCTCTTCACAAAACAGTTTTGTGACGAAGGGAAGACCAATTTTTTACGAGGTACTGTGTGGTCCCCAAGGACCTTCCTGTTAAAATATCTAGGATTCCCTATTCCAGCTCTAATAGGATAGTCCTTGGGGACCAGACAACAACCTaacccccaaaaatatattttgcCATTCATTATCTTCGTAATTGATAcgcttattcatgtattttatcatGCTGGCATTCATTATCCCAATTGTTTTAccgattcttttttattttgacataAATAAAGTTATATCAGTCTATCATTACATATTCACATTTACATATGTAACATATTACTCAACATGACACGAATTGATGTGTTTTCTCTCATGgcttttttttttcggtttctcCTCCGCACACAGTTTTTGATAGTGTCTACCAATATACAGCGTAGGATTTATCTCTTTCATATAATTTTCCTATGTTTATCcacaattaaatatattttatttctctgcaCTTTAAGCTTTAACATGCTTTCGAAAGTTTACTCTGTAGTTACTTTTATTTACCtccttttttatttacttgtttttccAAAAGGACatacttactttattattattattattattactatccaagctacaaccctagttggaaaagcaagatgctataagcccaggggctccaacagggaaaaatagcctagtgaggaaaggaaataaggaaataaataaatgaagagaacaaattaacaataaatcattctaaaaacaataacaacgtcaaaacagacatgtcacatataaactattaacaacatcaaaaacaaatatgtcataaataaactataaaagactcatcaTGGCCTGTACTTTTAATTCATCTTGATGACAAAGGTTTTGTTAGATTTCTGTAGCACACCTactttatgttatttttctttttatcggtGTTACCTTTTAGTAATATTCTTTGCATTGAAAAATAATGCATTATCAATTTCCATGACGTCACACGATTAGTTATTTCTCCTACCCATGAAAGATGTACAGCCAATATGAATGAAACTTCCATTTCTAGTTACTAAGTCATGGATTACCTCCACTTTTGCACTGTGACCATTCTTTGTTCAATGGCTTAACCCAGAGACACTGGTTATCAATTCACTTGGTATGACATTCCTTGTAACTCTCATCTGCATTATCATTTCTCTCACTGAAGATCAAATTTTatcatttgttttaaaaaaaaaaaaaattattttcatccaCCGGTACCGGAACCCCATGGCAGGAGGGGGTAGGCATCAGTGCATTTCACACAGTGTCACACAGTGTACTGAGGACATTACTAaaggtttctgtatttttttcgGTTCtttgtggtagcctaatggaaacgtctctgcctagcgttcTGCCTGGCTCAGGTTCAagatccgctcaaactcgatagtttctttagtgtttgcctGGGCctgcctggtcctagattgggtggaaaggggggttggaggctgatcatatataatatcagTCTCAAATCAAATTTATTGTCACCGCcacatgtctctgccattcataagtgacctttaaatctttaagttgCATTCACGTTATAGCTCTGTGCTGTACCTCCGTTTCCAGGTCCATACCTTTATCTTGTTGTCCAACATTTTCTAACTCTGACTTTTTCAGGGCAAGCAGTTGCACCTTGGTGCTGAGTGGCCTTCCCGAACCAGTTCGTGTTCCTTTTAATCCAAATTGCATAAATAAAATCCCGTTAACGCTCCCTAGAATAGCAACTATTTttatggttctaggacatttgcgtactggacatttgcgtccagGACAATTTGTGtaactgtatgtgtgttttactgattctataaagcttttcatctttacctttactctatacttttacataGTAATTTTATTTACACCTTTATCCACCTTGAATATGCTtattttaatggcatcaaataaatTAGACTCTTACTTCATACTTTAACAATAATTATACAGtacctttagccatactggacacgaaaggacatatatatagacatcaatatttcattggTACGTTTAATTATCTTGAAAaactttatattgaaatatttcatacatatgtatacaatataaatattctaaaattctaaaaagattaggtcatattttctaataatgaattaggATAGCTACTtgtaagctcatacctaaaaggtatgcatgttatgagcaactcctcgtaagaaagacaatttgttttcggaattgtactgatcaatCAATGACTGAAGGCGAATACAGTACTGACCATTGTATTTCTCTAAAAAACGGGAACTCTTCTTTGAATCTACTTTctttttctccgccacagcttcttctttctttagagcgtcagtaaaacacacatacttgtacgcaaatatccgggacgaatatgtccagggacgcaattgtCCCGGGACGCAATTGCCCGGggcacaactgtccgggacgcaaatgtccagtacgcaattgtcctaccacctatTTTTATCAccttcttctttctctacaagcttgtccctATTTCCGATCGCTGTAATGGCTCTTTAATGCATTCTTCCACATGTATTTATTTCGGTCCAGTACATCTTCCTCAGTCAATCCCAATTCCCTCATATCTCTTCACACAGTCAATTCATCGCAGTTTTGGTCTACCTAACCTTTTCCCACTTGatagtcccatatccatcatcttccttatcggatggtcGTCCTCTCGTCTCTTTACATGTCCGTACCATCGCATTGTACTTCCTCTCTCACAAATTTAAGAATTAGAACCTACTGATGTTATGTTATAGTCCTTCGAATTAAATGTTGTCATTCATGTTTCTTTTTAGAGAGAAGAATTTTTGGAGAAGACCCTCATGAAACTGTGTCAAGAGGGCGAGAGCTTGGCATTCCTGACAGAAGTCCTGTATCCAACCATTGATGCCCTCCGTAAATTCTTAGATGTATCGAACGCCAAAATTATCCTGGAAAATCTTTGGATTAAGATTATAGGGATCGTGAGGGGAATTGTCGAGAAAGAAAATATTGTAAGTGTTGTTCAaggttattttttaatgaaataatttaaTCAACTCTTACTAGATTTTTATGGCTTTCTCGTATATGCAGTTGTTACAAATTTGGTTACCTTGCCATAAATACTCCTATTTTAATTATCATACATCGCATACAATTGCATAAACATCAAGGGGTGATGATTGAATGTTTAGAAAGGATTCTAGATTTTACATAAAAAGTAGTTGCATATTTATCAACTAAAGTAGAATTTTTGATATTCGAAGTTTTTACCCCTGGTGTTAACAATCTATGTTGATAGATCTCAACTACTTTTACATGAACCCAAATATTAACCTCTAAAGCATTTTGGCATGAGTCTACTTATTTGAGACGTAAAGAATAATGGCAAGTTAAGGTGTATTAAATTCTTTTCATAGTAGGTTATGAAATAGTGCATTATCAAATTTTGCTGCCAAGTTATGTTGTATAATGCTATACGAACTAAGTTACATAGAGTGAATCTcaaaaacaattattataattttgaaaactTTGTAAGTGCTATGCCAAATTCTCTGccttttaatgagaaaaatatggatAGCATTAGGAATACTATTTTCTGTATTCATATAAGCCTTTCTTCAGGAGGAAGGAAGTTGCatgtttattttcctttattttcaacaGAGTATTGTAATATATTAAAAGAGATTTTAACCCTTTTATTCTGCTTTTAAACCAGTTGAGTTGATAAGAGAAGGTGTGATAAAAGATAAAGAATTTAAAATTAATGACGGCTTTCATTTGCATAGATGGAACCAGAATTCTATGGAAACCTGTTACAAACACTACGAAAGATCTATGTGGACTTGACGCCTGAATCAGATGAAGCCTTAGATGCTGAGTCTGCAGAAACTGAAGGTAGGAAAAGTGGAATGAATGTCCGTCTGAAAATGTGTTCTTAGAATCTTAAAGACTGGACAAAATCTGTTACTTGAACAGACTGTAAATACACTAGGATTAACGTAGTACCACTTAGTTTAGTATCTACAGTACATTTATCAGTGACATGTGTTATCTCTTATTATGTTTAGTAATAACTAATATATCATCATTGATATATTGGTATgctaattttttcataattatttttgcaAGTTAGTAAAGAACTATTGACTTGCAATATCCTGCTTACATTTCTAAATGATACAATTACGGGGCGCCAATTGAAATGTCTATTTCTAACTTACACAATTCATATTTCAACCAGCAGCTCTGCTCACCAGTAATGTGGAGCTTACTTTTCCTTTCAGACTACAAGGCGCTGGTGGAAGACCTGTCACTCATGGAAAAGAGCTCGTCATCCTTAATAAGCTTGTACTACAAAATACAGTTCGAAGAGCAAACTGATGGAACAGATTTGTCAACAGCTTCTCTTGTTATAAGGGTAAGAATAAAATGGAATTAATCATTTGACTGTCAGAATCAGGGAGCTCTTGAAACTGAGAATGGATTTAAATTCTGGTAGTTGTATAGTTGAAAGGAGTAAAAGACTCtactaaactataaaaaagggaGATTTATCCCTACTATATGTCTAGAAGTGTTGGATGCCTCAGGCCTAAAttgatgaggactatgaagagtgaagtagggattgattaattgagaagtattgatttaaaagctctagatagagacgactggtgaaatataagaGTCCCAATTTGTTCCAATAGGCATAGgaaaatattatgataatgatgatgatgatgatgtctataACGAATAATACTAAAACTTCAGAGACACcccaagaaaaagaataataacctCGTTTGCACTACTACTAGAGAAGCCTTACATAAGTATGATTTTTCTTAATAGACAGGGTACCAATTTCCATAGGCATATGTCAGGTAACCCAATTTGTCCTTATTGTCTCCCAAATCCTAACAGTAACGATCTTCAAGCCTACAAAACTAAATCCCATATGCATTATGCAATAAGACAATGTACATTTTACTTTCAGTCTATAAGACAATGTACTCAAGATAGTGTACTTTTTACTTTCAGACTTGGTTTGAAGAAGATAATAAACTCAATGTTGATGTCATAATGGCCAAGGACATTGTGGTTCCCCCAGAAGAAGCACATAAAGCTCCTCTCGAATATTACGTTAAAGTCGAGATTGTTACCTCCGAATATCAGTGTTCAAGCGAGAAAACTCCAGTGATTAAAGAGGATCCTGCCACATTTGATAAGTTATTTGAATTGTAAGTTGTATTTGTTGTTTGTTTTAGGGATGGTTCTATAATTATGATATATGAGAATGATATTCACCCGTGCACGGTAATTAGCTTTGATTATTTTCTGCGATCAACATAGCGTTGGTTAATAAAACAGCTTTCATAGTTATGAAATCATTATGGATTTGTGAGATTGTTCTCTGAACGGTTTTTGAATATAAGAATGCTTTAAATACAATATGAATACCCAAGAAAAACGAAAGagaattctatttttcatttcagCGACTTGGACCAAAACTGTGACAGTGAACATGAAGGAACCCTGATTCTGACTCTAAAGGATCGCAACCTCACCCGATCGGATACTCGTCTTGGGGAATCTGTCATCCCCTTCTCCAGTATTCCCCAGGGGCAATGCTATGCCCGCAACAGGTACCTGAAAATGTTCCTCCCCACCATCAACGAAGGTACCTATGATttctcattgtttttattattatatattttattatcactatctaagctacaacccaagttagaaaagcaggatgctataagtcaaagggcagTCTAGTTGTGAAGAAGAAATACGTAAACAGATAAAA
The nucleotide sequence above comes from Palaemon carinicauda isolate YSFRI2023 chromosome 18, ASM3689809v2, whole genome shotgun sequence. Encoded proteins:
- the LOC137657864 gene encoding protein unc-13 homolog 4B-like, with the protein product MSSTIGFISNAFSTMKHQQDGNTAEADLDSQEQNESIFYISQPASDVTLLPDAGENISESKPPSPVMDDQDQSVLSNVIYAVESLMGKTKQWLVPKGFTTTGSNKSYGKEHPEEVDSILVSLEEVLETLAEAFSEDKESIQKLRTETQQRQLAKLRLNLTIGEADIHTQIDTRESTKCLIRVTKGPKFKEVFETPHRGGTRNPRWKHFIEANLTDLCTDCIHLMLWEEREEEKKKKRHFMKGSTPEAPRCILLAELSLRAKDLLAQGITGWYDMENRFGETSKTPTRVHLSGHISCTSDVECDALGSYEILLKCLLDHERKKAPHDKKIGPCTDFKEDLVLGTSARAALRQFALVFNVSAASQCLSLWNNVTILHSPLDWQLLLTQFNSIKASLVVGAYSEGEQQRLSQSVSDVIDRCIACLKYLEDCFPAGHPEQSKLQLSFMLQTMKSIQTHPKIRGLLSEDKNFSLKSVIKAALQGFSKQWWNKIQDKLTQHSESKSEQLQSTLVLTQEVFNVLQNLNEFYDDVFMEEFDICCLKASYPVIVKEMLETVEPIITEVCQSIPKSEEEIGEDGIMFDFLIGSTLMKIYKNIARIWLLRCPHLSSAIVEDTGIQMFSSFFEDGIENQLSLTQDREGKCIEQAIHKDILDPVSPSVHFSESLKEVRAIPHRFKIWWFEMVWPDQEDRAVFLLKILRSLLLLSISYCQGLSKKIDFILQESGSEAKEIANVKICVVITNMVTIMNDMKDYHNILGFRFLHSQTKEKYEKEIEVMVNMSTLNIQNIMQNFTWKFVNAREEFLEKTLMKLCQEGESLAFLTEVLYPTIDALRKFLDVSNAKIILENLWIKIIGIVRGIVEKENIMEPEFYGNLLQTLRKIYVDLTPESDEALDAESAETEDYKALVEDLSLMEKSSSSLISLYYKIQFEEQTDGTDLSTASLVIRTWFEEDNKLNVDVIMAKDIVVPPEEAHKAPLEYYVKVEIVTSEYQCSSEKTPVIKEDPATFDKLFEFDLDQNCDSEHEGTLILTLKDRNLTRSDTRLGESVIPFSSIPQGQCYARNRYLKMFLPTINEGQQKILETLNRRDADKTASAFLKKLRKRHPEIADVMKSLKQ